In Pajaroellobacter abortibovis, the following are encoded in one genomic region:
- a CDS encoding polysaccharide deacetylase family protein: protein MFLHFWIALTSFACGLWLVFSHCGFHLTHHFLSYPGSRSIPSSMEPMSLPLLLSPVSYTSQEVHEIDAPVPWLGLNPEGGLQRAWLLAEGPARSTNTCKKWITFTFDDGPSPEITPAVLWLLAQHQVRATFFWIGRYLSGTTKRSRMVQEVARQVLAAGHLIGNHTYDHRYLPRLDRTQALAQIQDGAAAIEKTIGMRPIFFRPPYGALDEWTEQLVGSQGLEVVMWSIDVDDMRQNDVDAMLRKFKNQLEFARGGLILLHDVRPSTVQVLTGLLDWLKTRRFVEGPVPSCGYEIVDLVEYLRLTALHPQPYRNRCELQQARIEKNTQLRASMKRGSAKKVRRQ from the coding sequence TTGTTTTTACACTTCTGGATAGCGCTTACCTCTTTTGCTTGCGGGCTCTGGCTCGTCTTTTCACATTGTGGGTTTCATTTAACTCATCACTTTTTGAGTTATCCAGGAAGTAGAAGTATTCCTTCTTCGATGGAACCGATGAGCCTTCCTCTTCTTCTCTCTCCTGTTTCTTATACCTCTCAAGAGGTTCATGAAATCGATGCTCCTGTCCCGTGGCTTGGACTCAACCCTGAGGGAGGTCTCCAACGAGCATGGCTGCTTGCAGAAGGACCGGCTCGATCGACCAACACGTGTAAGAAATGGATTACCTTCACTTTTGACGATGGTCCCTCTCCTGAAATAACCCCTGCTGTTTTGTGGCTTCTCGCGCAACATCAAGTTCGAGCGACATTTTTCTGGATAGGACGTTATTTGAGTGGGACGACCAAACGCTCCAGAATGGTCCAGGAAGTGGCTCGCCAAGTTCTCGCTGCGGGTCACCTGATCGGGAATCATACTTATGATCATCGGTATCTCCCCCGCCTTGATCGCACCCAGGCGCTCGCCCAGATCCAGGATGGGGCAGCTGCAATTGAAAAGACAATTGGCATGCGCCCGATTTTTTTCCGTCCTCCGTACGGTGCGTTAGACGAATGGACAGAGCAGTTGGTGGGTTCTCAGGGGTTGGAAGTGGTGATGTGGAGTATTGATGTGGACGACATGCGTCAAAACGATGTGGATGCTATGTTGCGAAAATTTAAAAACCAACTCGAATTTGCGAGAGGGGGGCTTATTCTTCTGCACGATGTTCGTCCCAGCACGGTGCAAGTCCTTACTGGATTGCTCGATTGGTTGAAAACGCGTCGTTTTGTGGAGGGTCCTGTCCCTTCATGTGGTTACGAGATAGTCGATTTAGTTGAGTATTTGCGGCTCACAGCGCTTCATCCACAACCCTATCGCAATCGTTGTGAGCTTCAGCAAGCTCGGATCGAGAAGAATACGCAATTGCGTGCATCTATGAAGCGAGGGAGTGCTAAAAAAGTAAGACGTCAGTAA
- a CDS encoding TlpA family protein disulfide reductase: MKESLHPSRKKLRFGVFLVLAGATTALIVVNFGRTAYEGEWRYRCFPLCMLQPDYTGRNRIAPDFSLPDLEGGSVQLSELFGKVIILHFWTETCAPCLKELPELAALSNTLSSRPDVVVLTVSIDPNQAKTQDTLELIVGAPIPFRTLLDPESKVVSQLYGISLFPETWIIDKQGVVRARFDGVRPWNHALMIELIDHLRDGRFCPIESKTKQEGENACSRLIDS; this comes from the coding sequence GTGAAAGAGAGTCTCCATCCCTCTAGGAAAAAGCTACGCTTTGGGGTTTTTCTCGTTCTCGCTGGAGCCACGACCGCGCTCATTGTAGTTAACTTTGGTAGAACCGCTTATGAAGGCGAATGGCGATACCGGTGCTTCCCACTCTGCATGCTGCAACCTGACTACACCGGTAGGAACAGAATTGCCCCAGACTTCTCCCTGCCCGATCTTGAAGGGGGAAGCGTTCAGCTCAGTGAACTTTTCGGTAAAGTCATTATCCTTCATTTCTGGACGGAAACATGCGCCCCATGCCTTAAGGAGCTCCCTGAATTAGCAGCTTTATCGAATACGCTCTCTTCCCGACCCGATGTGGTCGTACTCACAGTGTCTATCGATCCAAATCAAGCCAAAACCCAAGATACTCTCGAACTGATTGTAGGAGCTCCCATTCCCTTCCGGACTCTTTTGGACCCTGAATCAAAAGTGGTTTCTCAACTCTATGGGATTTCTCTCTTCCCTGAAACATGGATTATCGATAAACAAGGGGTCGTACGAGCTCGCTTCGACGGCGTACGCCCCTGGAACCACGCCCTCATGATTGAACTGATCGATCATCTGCGAGATGGACGATTCTGCCCTATCGAGAGTAAAACCAAGCAAGAAGGAGAAAACGCATGTTCTCGCCTCATCGACTCTTAA
- a CDS encoding L-threonylcarbamoyladenylate synthase yields the protein MSFKQTPFLIPPQNPTDFVELMLLSIHSHHPEPQKINRAVDLLLKGEVIAYPTDTVYGLGCDCTNRKALEKLSKMKQLDNYHLFTFLCDDFTSLSRFAVVETHLYRILRRFLPGPYCFILPATREVPRMLQSKRKTVGLRIPSHPVPIAISRILGRPLFSTTAALPHEGISLIDPQEIRDAFPTLSMVLDGGTGGQIPSSVIDMTSSPPQVLREGAGSVAEFYL from the coding sequence ATGTCATTCAAACAGACTCCATTCCTCATTCCACCCCAAAACCCAACCGACTTCGTTGAATTGATGCTCCTCTCCATCCACTCTCACCATCCCGAACCCCAAAAAATTAACCGAGCTGTAGACTTGCTCTTGAAAGGGGAGGTGATCGCCTACCCGACCGATACGGTGTATGGCTTGGGGTGCGATTGTACCAATCGGAAGGCGTTAGAAAAGTTGAGTAAAATGAAACAATTGGATAACTACCACCTGTTTACTTTCCTCTGCGACGATTTCACAAGCCTTTCTCGTTTTGCAGTTGTAGAGACTCATCTATATCGCATTTTACGTCGCTTTTTGCCAGGGCCGTACTGCTTTATTTTACCAGCCACACGAGAAGTGCCGAGAATGCTTCAATCCAAACGAAAAACAGTTGGTCTGCGGATCCCTAGCCATCCTGTCCCCATAGCCATCAGTCGTATCCTAGGAAGACCTCTTTTTTCCACAACAGCTGCACTTCCGCATGAAGGCATATCACTGATCGATCCCCAAGAAATTCGAGATGCATTCCCTACGTTATCGATGGTGCTGGACGGCGGGACAGGTGGACAGATCCCAAGTTCCGTGATTGATATGACCTCGAGTCCACCCCAGGTGCTGCGTGAAGGGGCAGGGTCAGTAGCAGAATTCTACCTATAA
- a CDS encoding prepilin peptidase, with product MTWIVRITAILFGFVWGSFIHLVIYRLPRGLSIVRPGSSCLACRRLLAPYEYIPVLSYIGLRGRASCCGVQIGLRSFLVEWIGGGLSLALVETLFLPSFEERGVVLALALFLIHFFMALFLIGAALIDAEWMILPDSITWVTGGLALLTYPWRGFTFVQSWGGALFGFMMIYIPFVALYQRLRGRPGMGMGDAKISAVLGAWLGWQGALFALLTGSLQGVLAAGLLYLIAGRVDEPVAVQEERRKWLEAAAAGDSEAQEILATDPLAREPLQGFRHVRIPFGPFLILGGLEYLFFVLFPDRL from the coding sequence ATGACATGGATAGTACGAATCACAGCAATTTTGTTCGGTTTTGTTTGGGGTAGTTTCATCCATTTGGTGATTTATCGACTGCCTCGGGGACTTAGCATTGTCCGTCCCGGTTCCTCTTGTCTTGCTTGTAGGAGGTTACTTGCTCCATATGAATATATTCCTGTACTCTCCTACATTGGCTTACGAGGTCGTGCGAGCTGCTGTGGTGTGCAGATCGGCTTGCGCTCTTTTCTCGTCGAATGGATAGGGGGGGGGCTTTCCCTAGCGCTGGTTGAAACGCTGTTTCTGCCTTCTTTTGAAGAGCGGGGAGTTGTTCTTGCGCTTGCCCTTTTCTTAATTCATTTCTTTATGGCTCTCTTTTTAATCGGAGCCGCTTTGATTGATGCGGAATGGATGATCCTTCCAGATTCGATCACGTGGGTAACAGGGGGACTCGCCTTGCTCACCTACCCATGGAGGGGGTTTACGTTTGTGCAGTCATGGGGGGGAGCTTTGTTTGGATTTATGATGATTTATATACCCTTTGTTGCTCTGTACCAACGGCTGAGAGGAAGGCCAGGAATGGGGATGGGGGATGCAAAAATTTCGGCTGTGCTTGGGGCTTGGCTTGGATGGCAAGGGGCACTTTTTGCCCTACTAACTGGTTCTTTACAGGGGGTGTTGGCGGCAGGACTCCTTTATCTGATTGCGGGGCGGGTGGATGAACCGGTTGCAGTGCAAGAAGAGCGCCGAAAGTGGTTGGAAGCAGCTGCAGCGGGAGATTCAGAAGCACAAGAGATCCTTGCAACTGACCCGCTGGCACGAGAGCCTTTACAAGGGTTTCGTCATGTACGCATCCCTTTCGGCCCTTTTCTAATTCTAGGTGGTCTAGAATACCTCTTTTTTGTTCTTTTTCCAGATAGACTGTAA
- a CDS encoding citrate synthase — protein MSEQAKILIGHQTLQVPLVTGTEGEKAIDISNLRSTTGCVTLDPAFMNTASTKSDITFIDGDKGILRYRGIPIEQLAEKSNFMETAYLLIYGKLPTASELEAFSTLLTRHSLLHEDMKLFFDGLPSTAHPMATLSSMVLSLSSFYPESRAIDNKEVIDMTIARLISKLSTIAAFAYKKSIGQPFVYPNNSLSYCANFLNMMFSLPTEEYIIDEEMVSTLNLLLILHTDHEQNCSTSTVRLVGSSKANLFACIAAGMCALWGPLHGGANQEVLEMLERIYQDGGNVKKYVAMAKDKNNDFLLMGFGHRVYKYFDPRAKIIKQASDRILSKFGIHDPLLDIAKQLEETALHDPYFIERKLYPNVDFYSGIIYRAMGIPTNMFTVMFAIGRLPGWIAHWKEMTENPSTRISRPRQIYTGSQERLYIPIEQRKD, from the coding sequence GTGAGCGAGCAAGCCAAAATTCTGATCGGTCATCAAACCCTGCAAGTTCCCCTAGTCACTGGAACAGAAGGGGAAAAAGCCATCGACATCAGTAACCTACGATCCACAACGGGTTGTGTTACCCTCGATCCTGCTTTTATGAATACAGCTTCGACCAAGAGCGATATCACTTTCATCGACGGGGATAAAGGAATCTTACGCTATCGCGGAATTCCCATCGAACAACTCGCTGAAAAATCAAATTTTATGGAAACAGCTTATCTGCTCATCTATGGGAAGTTGCCCACGGCGAGCGAACTGGAAGCATTCTCGACTCTCCTGACACGTCACTCGCTGCTTCATGAAGACATGAAGCTCTTTTTCGATGGTCTCCCCTCGACTGCACACCCGATGGCAACGCTCTCATCGATGGTGCTTTCTCTCTCCTCCTTTTATCCAGAGTCACGGGCTATCGACAACAAAGAGGTGATCGACATGACCATCGCTCGCCTTATCTCGAAGCTGAGCACAATTGCCGCATTCGCCTACAAAAAATCGATCGGACAGCCTTTTGTTTATCCAAACAACTCTCTTTCGTACTGCGCGAACTTCCTCAATATGATGTTCAGCCTCCCCACAGAAGAGTATATTATCGACGAAGAGATGGTCAGTACACTCAATCTCCTGCTGATTCTGCATACAGACCACGAACAGAACTGTTCCACCTCCACAGTGAGATTGGTCGGGAGCAGCAAAGCAAACCTTTTTGCCTGCATTGCAGCAGGGATGTGTGCTCTTTGGGGTCCCCTCCATGGAGGAGCCAATCAAGAAGTGCTCGAAATGCTCGAAAGAATTTATCAAGATGGTGGGAATGTCAAAAAGTACGTCGCCATGGCGAAAGATAAGAACAACGATTTCTTACTCATGGGTTTTGGCCATCGCGTTTATAAATATTTTGATCCGCGTGCCAAGATCATCAAACAGGCGTCCGATAGAATTCTCAGCAAATTTGGAATTCACGATCCGCTACTCGATATTGCCAAACAGCTCGAAGAGACCGCTCTGCACGATCCGTATTTCATTGAGAGAAAACTCTATCCAAATGTCGACTTTTACTCTGGCATTATCTACAGGGCAATGGGGATCCCAACCAACATGTTCACCGTGATGTTCGCCATCGGTCGACTGCCAGGCTGGATCGCCCACTGGAAAGAGATGACAGAAAACCCTTCTACGAGGATCAGTCGTCCCCGCCAAATCTACACCGGATCTCAAGAGCGGCTTTACATCCCTATTGAACAACGCAAAGACTGA
- a CDS encoding 3'-5' exonuclease, producing MNKNLAFDTCGCFPTGRHYPGIAHLIQASVQGLAEEYAANVPWEECCIASIDVETTGRDASVDRIVEIGIVIGRNREIIHRYQWRVNPGCPIPEAARLVHGIGNDDVKDAPTLREIAAEIETALQNAIPVAYNASFDRSFLHHEFARIQSFQTTSAPALRHDVEWFDPLVWAREIQKEEHSRTLSEVAARLGVTLEKAHQACADAEAALRILYAFSQDPRVPKSYGLFVREQRRLSQEQADERRKWRSS from the coding sequence ATGAACAAGAATCTAGCTTTTGACACATGCGGATGCTTTCCAACAGGACGTCACTATCCAGGGATTGCCCATCTCATCCAGGCTTCTGTGCAAGGCCTTGCAGAAGAATATGCTGCCAACGTTCCGTGGGAAGAGTGTTGCATTGCTTCGATCGACGTAGAAACAACGGGTCGCGATGCTTCCGTGGATCGAATTGTCGAAATAGGTATCGTCATCGGCCGCAACCGAGAAATCATCCATCGCTACCAATGGCGCGTCAATCCCGGATGCCCTATTCCGGAAGCAGCTCGCCTAGTGCATGGGATCGGAAACGACGATGTAAAGGATGCGCCCACACTGAGAGAGATTGCTGCCGAGATTGAAACTGCTCTCCAGAATGCAATCCCAGTCGCTTATAATGCGAGCTTCGATCGCTCTTTTCTACATCACGAATTTGCTCGCATTCAATCTTTTCAGACAACCTCTGCCCCCGCCTTGCGCCATGATGTTGAATGGTTCGATCCACTCGTGTGGGCCCGCGAAATCCAGAAAGAAGAGCACTCAAGGACCCTCAGCGAGGTTGCTGCGAGATTGGGCGTCACCTTAGAAAAAGCACATCAAGCATGCGCAGATGCAGAAGCTGCGTTAAGGATCCTCTATGCCTTCTCTCAAGATCCGCGCGTACCCAAAAGCTATGGATTATTTGTTCGAGAACAACGCCGCCTATCTCAGGAGCAAGCAGATGAACGCCGTAAGTGGAGATCCTCATGA
- a CDS encoding DsbA family protein has product MNCFSASSGQGALADAAQEERGDKRGNDPQKNEKLTLREQNAINKLLESKASFCPQPNLTIKRCIEENEAYSKLCLLAKQYIENQVREGFAVENVEQLYKERFDPAYKQNIPLDGSPIRGPEDAPITLVDFADFKCFACRKLVPLFKQMIEMINAEHPTPIIREVHKFVTFAGGDEEARFILGIREEQGNERCWQARDTLFQESKSLDSYAQELGFDWNQTKKRMWGGSINDRIQEDKRLLHELGIMGVPTFYINGRLFKWFGPIPQSLQKHFRSWIELELQILAETKKFS; this is encoded by the coding sequence ATGAACTGCTTTTCTGCTTCTTCTGGGCAAGGGGCGCTTGCCGACGCCGCTCAAGAGGAGAGAGGGGATAAACGTGGAAACGACCCCCAGAAAAATGAGAAGCTAACCCTTCGCGAACAGAATGCCATCAACAAGCTGCTGGAATCTAAAGCTTCTTTTTGCCCTCAACCCAACCTGACGATCAAAAGGTGCATTGAGGAGAACGAGGCTTACAGCAAGCTTTGCTTGCTCGCCAAGCAGTATATAGAAAATCAAGTACGGGAGGGGTTCGCAGTAGAGAATGTTGAACAATTGTACAAGGAACGGTTTGATCCCGCCTATAAACAGAACATTCCCCTCGACGGATCCCCGATCAGGGGGCCTGAAGATGCACCGATTACCCTAGTCGACTTTGCCGACTTTAAATGTTTTGCTTGTCGCAAACTCGTACCTCTCTTTAAACAGATGATTGAGATGATCAACGCCGAGCATCCCACCCCAATTATCCGCGAAGTGCATAAATTCGTCACCTTCGCAGGAGGGGATGAAGAGGCTCGCTTCATCCTCGGCATACGTGAGGAGCAAGGGAATGAGCGTTGCTGGCAAGCACGAGACACTCTTTTTCAAGAGAGCAAATCGTTAGATAGCTACGCCCAAGAGCTCGGATTCGACTGGAACCAAACCAAGAAAAGAATGTGGGGGGGATCTATCAACGACCGCATCCAAGAAGATAAGCGGTTACTGCACGAGCTAGGCATTATGGGTGTTCCTACCTTCTACATCAATGGACGACTTTTCAAATGGTTCGGCCCTATACCCCAATCGCTTCAGAAGCATTTCAGGAGCTGGATCGAGCTTGAACTCCAAATTCTCGCCGAGACAAAGAAGTTCTCATGA
- a CDS encoding helix-turn-helix domain-containing protein translates to MNLNRSLEELPDSPPSSKPKRIIAIGGSGGGVGKSVFAVNTAIYFAQLGKRVVLAGADAASSHLHSLFGLTVRPQVVSPQECMGGLSSLLVNPASIPGLSILPPLANKTGSLLLWRASSRTRWLTSLLALPADYLVIYLGAGYTHFALDLLGQAHVPILLTSPEPSTVESIYVLLRAAYQRRLQRALVKDRYRMGLLDRAIKEKGLLPSPLELIRTLSRMDASAAELAWNEVQRMRFYLVVSQTRTRAEIELGAAMTDLVGRHYGVRLEELGHIEYDDLVWLTGRKGRPLLLDSPNCRAARNIERIARRVSVTITRRTEPLPLPISYAYESPSFYAMLGVAPSSTEEEMRRAYKQKRDIYASGSVAIWSFFAPEERRQAQLQLEEAYDTLIDPSRRRAYDLSLAAKMEEASSSALPASKKESSILTAERLMLQSELAQIMGPDTEFSGELLRKVRESRGIELEEISARTKITQAHLIAIEEEQIEKFPAFVYLQGFIGEFAKQLSLDPVQVQRTYLRRMRHKGLMPGDRIERRS, encoded by the coding sequence ATGAATCTTAACCGGAGCTTAGAAGAATTGCCGGATTCGCCCCCTAGCTCCAAGCCTAAGCGTATCATCGCAATCGGAGGAAGTGGTGGAGGGGTAGGGAAAAGCGTTTTTGCCGTCAATACGGCTATTTACTTTGCTCAGCTCGGCAAAAGAGTTGTTTTGGCTGGGGCTGATGCAGCGAGCTCGCATCTTCATTCGCTTTTTGGTTTGACAGTAAGGCCTCAGGTGGTTTCTCCTCAAGAGTGTATGGGGGGGCTGTCTTCACTCTTGGTGAATCCAGCGAGTATTCCAGGTCTGTCTATTCTTCCCCCCCTTGCCAATAAGACTGGATCGCTCCTGTTGTGGCGTGCTTCTTCCCGAACGCGGTGGCTTACGTCTCTTTTGGCTCTTCCAGCGGACTACCTCGTTATCTACTTAGGGGCAGGTTATACCCATTTTGCGCTCGATCTGTTGGGACAGGCGCATGTCCCGATTCTGCTCACGAGTCCAGAGCCATCAACTGTCGAGTCTATCTATGTGCTTCTGCGTGCGGCCTATCAACGCCGCCTTCAACGCGCTCTTGTCAAAGATCGGTACCGTATGGGCTTGCTGGACCGAGCTATCAAAGAAAAGGGACTCCTCCCTTCCCCTCTCGAATTGATTCGCACCTTGAGTCGGATGGACGCTTCTGCTGCTGAATTAGCTTGGAATGAAGTGCAGCGCATGCGCTTCTATTTGGTCGTGAGCCAGACACGCACCCGTGCAGAAATTGAATTGGGAGCTGCGATGACGGATTTGGTGGGCCGTCATTATGGAGTTCGCCTTGAAGAATTGGGACATATCGAGTACGATGATCTCGTTTGGCTAACAGGGAGGAAAGGGCGCCCCCTTCTTTTAGATAGCCCTAATTGTAGAGCGGCTCGCAATATTGAGCGAATTGCTCGACGTGTTTCTGTCACCATAACAAGACGAACGGAACCCTTACCCTTACCTATTTCTTATGCTTATGAGTCACCCAGTTTCTATGCGATGTTGGGGGTAGCCCCTTCTTCTACAGAAGAAGAAATGCGCCGTGCTTATAAACAAAAGAGGGACATCTACGCTTCTGGTTCAGTGGCTATCTGGTCTTTCTTTGCGCCTGAGGAGCGTCGGCAAGCGCAGCTTCAGTTGGAAGAGGCTTACGACACCTTGATCGATCCCTCACGCCGTCGTGCCTATGATCTTTCCTTGGCAGCTAAGATGGAGGAAGCTTCTTCTTCTGCCTTGCCTGCCTCGAAAAAAGAGTCATCCATTCTGACGGCCGAACGCCTCATGCTTCAGTCTGAACTGGCCCAAATCATGGGGCCAGATACGGAATTTTCTGGTGAACTCCTTCGAAAGGTGCGAGAATCAAGAGGGATTGAATTAGAAGAGATCAGCGCTCGGACCAAGATAACACAGGCTCATTTGATCGCGATTGAAGAGGAGCAAATCGAAAAGTTTCCTGCTTTTGTTTATCTTCAGGGGTTTATCGGGGAGTTTGCCAAACAGCTGTCTCTTGATCCTGTTCAGGTACAGCGCACTTATTTGCGCCGAATGCGCCACAAGGGATTGATGCCTGGGGATAGGATTGAACGTAGAAGCTGA
- a CDS encoding ArnT family glycosyltransferase → MRRSRGKGDIWFVVGLISFALLPRLYIALSFGVTPVWDGYYYDIGAKRIAGGFGYSDELIEGGYPVWHPWSHYPVGYSVFLAFFYRFIGTFPWMGPVVNACVGAACPLFTWLLGRHALSEKRARFAALLVALHPGLILYSATFMTELLTTLLILLSFWLLVRARHSLWSFVGASLIIGIASFVRPQTFLCTPFLALAVPGGWSRMRWWRPFGYGLLGAVLALIPTLPWTLRNCHVLDQCTWISTNGGWNLAIGAFHRATGRFEALHASDGCSTTLGPVQQDRCWLHYGLAHIQAEPLRWLALIPRKLHYTFDYETFAVEYLAQANPERWTERDRKLGWYALTWFHDALVCMAVVAMIRLGWSAAKPLQAGIWIGVGALSVTVATWLQKEVAVWPLVVLISLLPWLRTSSTSSWPLPFQLSFVWIALTAMTHIIFFGEDRYHIVITPMLCIFAACYVFRSDKKPLSWLT, encoded by the coding sequence ATGAGAAGGAGTAGAGGAAAGGGAGATATTTGGTTTGTTGTGGGGCTCATTTCCTTCGCTCTCCTTCCACGTCTTTATATTGCTCTTTCTTTTGGGGTTACTCCCGTGTGGGACGGCTACTACTATGATATCGGAGCCAAGCGTATAGCGGGTGGATTTGGTTATTCTGATGAGCTTATCGAAGGAGGGTATCCTGTTTGGCATCCATGGAGCCATTATCCAGTTGGATATAGCGTTTTTTTGGCTTTTTTCTACCGTTTTATAGGGACGTTTCCCTGGATGGGTCCAGTGGTTAATGCATGTGTTGGTGCTGCTTGTCCACTGTTCACATGGCTTTTGGGGCGTCATGCTCTTTCGGAGAAGCGGGCTCGGTTCGCTGCCCTTTTGGTTGCTCTTCACCCGGGTCTTATCCTGTATAGCGCTACATTTATGACCGAGCTGTTGACGACTCTTTTGATCCTTTTGTCGTTCTGGCTTTTGGTTCGAGCGAGACATTCGTTATGGAGTTTTGTAGGGGCATCTCTTATTATAGGGATCGCTTCTTTCGTAAGGCCCCAAACATTCTTGTGCACCCCATTTTTGGCGCTTGCGGTGCCAGGTGGTTGGTCGCGCATGCGATGGTGGCGTCCCTTTGGATATGGGCTCCTTGGAGCTGTGCTCGCGTTGATCCCTACGCTCCCCTGGACCTTGAGAAATTGTCACGTTCTGGACCAATGTACGTGGATCAGTACCAATGGAGGGTGGAATCTTGCTATCGGAGCGTTCCACCGAGCGACAGGTCGATTTGAAGCGTTGCATGCGAGTGATGGTTGTTCCACCACACTAGGACCTGTCCAACAGGACCGGTGTTGGCTCCACTATGGTCTTGCGCATATTCAGGCGGAGCCCTTGCGGTGGCTCGCTCTCATCCCTCGAAAGCTTCATTATACATTTGATTATGAAACCTTTGCGGTGGAGTATTTGGCGCAGGCCAATCCAGAACGTTGGACAGAGCGCGATCGCAAACTTGGATGGTATGCACTAACTTGGTTTCACGATGCGTTGGTGTGTATGGCTGTGGTAGCGATGATCCGATTAGGATGGAGTGCAGCCAAGCCTCTTCAGGCAGGAATATGGATAGGGGTAGGAGCGTTAAGCGTGACGGTGGCCACCTGGCTCCAAAAGGAAGTAGCGGTTTGGCCGCTGGTGGTCCTGATCAGCCTTTTGCCTTGGCTGCGGACTTCTTCTACTTCGTCGTGGCCTCTCCCTTTTCAATTATCTTTCGTTTGGATTGCGCTCACAGCGATGACGCATATTATTTTCTTTGGCGAAGATCGCTATCATATTGTAATCACCCCTATGTTATGTATCTTCGCAGCTTGTTATGTCTTTCGCTCGGATAAAAAGCCGCTCTCTTGGCTCACGTGA
- the ruvA gene encoding Holliday junction branch migration protein RuvA, with product MIGRLFGRVIAQGEDNTLTLRVGGVGYDLSVPVGTVGRLPQEENGEVALFVHTYLREDMLVLFGFATELDRLTFRLLIGVSNIGPKIAIGILSFLSAQELIAAIAKQEFRLLTQVPGIGHKMAQRLVLELQDKLPSLSDVSSLPLSSMSQKVQTIEQTVVSALVNMGYRGAEAECAVASLGAQVQSLSLPELIREALTVLSK from the coding sequence ATGATAGGTAGACTTTTTGGTCGTGTGATCGCTCAAGGGGAAGACAACACGCTCACACTCAGAGTTGGGGGGGTGGGGTACGATCTTTCTGTTCCTGTGGGTACAGTAGGAAGGCTCCCTCAGGAAGAGAATGGAGAGGTGGCTCTTTTTGTTCACACCTATTTACGAGAAGATATGCTCGTTTTATTTGGATTTGCTACAGAGTTGGATCGGCTTACGTTTCGTCTGTTGATCGGTGTTTCGAACATAGGGCCTAAGATAGCGATTGGGATTCTCAGTTTTCTCAGTGCTCAGGAATTGATTGCAGCGATTGCAAAGCAAGAGTTCCGTCTGCTCACTCAGGTCCCTGGGATTGGACATAAAATGGCTCAGCGCCTTGTGCTGGAGCTGCAAGATAAGTTGCCTTCGTTGTCCGATGTTTCTTCATTGCCATTGTCATCGATGAGTCAAAAAGTGCAAACTATAGAACAAACAGTGGTCAGCGCATTAGTTAACATGGGGTATCGAGGTGCTGAAGCGGAGTGCGCAGTCGCTTCTCTGGGAGCGCAAGTACAAAGTTTATCTCTACCTGAACTTATCCGTGAGGCGCTTACTGTGTTATCTAAATGA
- a CDS encoding PolC-type DNA polymerase III yields the protein MAFDISGLNPPADPIWALPLEQAPLAFVDLEMTGLDVNQDHIVEICIQKVVGSCCVDEFSTLIHPPEHVGRVTHLHGLDVDVLKGAPLFSQVASRVCALLDGAIWVGHGVSFDLEFIQRELEGMHRPCRFPYYLDTLVLARRAFHFPNMALGALARELGITHGRLHRAQEDVSVLRMLFAVCVQALSPSNARDLWEVRVGQKQARTSILSICQKAREQKIPLRIAYRPCGNAEEIVDVLVCEVHADRIPPRVVGFLLERKNRREFRADRILRVEQIEKE from the coding sequence ATGGCATTCGACATCAGTGGATTGAACCCTCCTGCGGATCCGATCTGGGCTCTCCCTCTCGAGCAGGCTCCCCTTGCTTTTGTTGATCTGGAAATGACAGGGCTTGATGTCAATCAAGATCACATTGTCGAAATCTGTATTCAAAAGGTGGTCGGATCTTGTTGTGTAGATGAGTTTTCCACTTTGATACATCCTCCGGAACATGTTGGAAGAGTGACTCATCTGCATGGTCTCGATGTTGATGTTTTAAAAGGAGCCCCTCTTTTTTCTCAGGTAGCTTCTCGTGTCTGCGCTCTTCTCGACGGTGCGATATGGGTCGGTCATGGAGTTTCATTCGATCTTGAATTCATTCAAAGGGAGTTGGAAGGGATGCATCGCCCTTGTCGGTTCCCTTATTATTTGGATACGCTTGTGTTAGCTCGCCGCGCTTTTCATTTCCCTAACATGGCGCTTGGAGCGTTAGCGCGCGAGCTTGGGATCACGCATGGAAGGCTCCATCGCGCCCAAGAAGATGTGAGCGTGTTGCGCATGCTCTTTGCAGTTTGTGTGCAGGCTCTCTCCCCATCCAATGCCCGTGATTTGTGGGAAGTGCGAGTCGGTCAAAAACAAGCTCGAACATCAATTCTCTCAATTTGTCAAAAAGCGCGGGAACAGAAAATACCTTTGCGGATCGCCTATCGACCTTGTGGAAACGCGGAAGAAATTGTGGATGTGTTGGTTTGTGAGGTTCATGCTGATCGGATCCCCCCCAGAGTGGTAGGATTTTTGCTCGAGCGCAAAAATCGACGAGAATTCCGAGCCGATCGAATTCTTCGCGTGGAGCAAATCGAAAAAGAATGA